DNA from Rhipicephalus microplus isolate Deutch F79 chromosome 5, USDA_Rmic, whole genome shotgun sequence:
CCACCGTGTTTCTTCCAAACATCAAGCTCCGCTGTCTTTTCCTTTAGCTGCTTTAGAACTCTCTCACTAAAGCCAAACACAGTGCGGTGTGCATGTACATAGCGCTGCAGGGTTGATTTACATGGAAGGGCTAGGATGTTATTGCGACGAAGGTGTTCATACAGGCGAGGGCTCTTCATCTTCATGGTTAAACAATCTAAAACCCAGCTTTTCGTATAGCGCAACCCATTGGGTTTTACTCTTGAAGCTGCAAAGCACTGTCGTACAGCTTCCTGCTGTCTTGGTGGAAGCCTTGCAATCTGTGCTTCTAAAGTTTCTGTTTTTATAGCAGCATTCCTAATTTGCATTTGTTCCAGCTTTTTTTCACACTTTTCAAGCGAGAAAACAATCTAGTGTTTCTTCTGGCCTCAACACGCAACTTCAGCGCTGCATATTGCCAATTCCTTGTTGCTGTTCGCTTCACCCAGGCTCGTCGGATTTGCAGTGTTCGTTTCAAATAGCGGCAAGACACACATTGTGCACCTGAAAGAAAGGTGCAGTGAATTAGGTTGCAATAACTGGCAAGAAATCTTTCGTAGCGACAAGAGTTATAGCTGTCATACTAGTAAAAATGCACATTATAAATACCTTTTTTATCAACCTGGCCAAGACACTTAATGCTGAAGTACATTTCGTTGTATGTAACTAAATGGTCCTTTAGCTTCTTCGTAAAAAATCGTTCTTCATAGGCTTCGTGAAATATTGCTCCAACGCAAATGCACATACGATCACTTGTTTTCAGCACTTCTTCTGCTGCTGCCTCTGTTTCCACGGTGCCTTCTTTCAACAGGGTACCTCTGATGAACACTTTGCAGTAGCTCGCAATGCGTGACTCAAAAAACATGACCACTTTTTCCGATCGTACTTCATTCTTTGGTGTCAACACGGACGTGCAGTACACAATGCCTTTGTGATCTGGAAAGATGTGCTTAGTCCAGTGCGGCGATGGTACCTCAAGACAGCTAAATAACGACATAGACTTGTGGTCTTCCTGCGGATTTTCTGAAGAACAAACTTCTACATCGATGGCCAGCTGTTCGTCTTTTGGCCTCGATGCTGCAGCGTCTGGATCCGGAGTATTTACGGCGTTTGTGTGCAACACCGTCGAGTTGCCACTCGTGCACAGCCGGCGCTTCACTGGCGAAGCATGATTCTCAGACTTCCTTTTTCGAGACGGCCTTTCTTTCactgcttttttggtgagatACGATGGCAAATTTGGCAAAATAGTGGGAACAGCGTCACTGCTCAACATAGGCCTCCCGCGTGGGATCCGCACTTCTTTACCGCCGATGGTGTGTACATAATCGCGAATTACGTACCGAGGCTCGAAGTGGAGTTCACAAACCGCACTTGTGTCTTCGAGTGGCTTGTCCGCACGGTGTAAATTATTCTCCCACAGTCTTCTGAGTCTCTCATCCCTGGGGACGACGAACAGTGACGGTTTTGGAGCACCTTTCACGTGAACGTAGCCCGTCTGGCATCCGGGCGCATAACAATGGTTCTGGCGACGTGGTGCCATTCCGCACTAAGTGTCGATGACCGCGAGGTGTTCACTACCAATCTACATTATTCACAACTATAAGAACTGAAAAATGGAACGTATTGACAAAGCACTGCTCGCCCGTAAACCTGCAGCGACGACGACACACAGCCAACACAGAAGCGGAGTGAAAAGGTGAAAACTCCCATTGCTGACGATGGTAGCGCCGCCATGCGGGCACTCAAGAAAACGAAAACTCGTTGACATTTTTTGCGCCACGGCAACGTACCCTCTCCCCGTAGAGTGGGCTCACTACCCCTTATTCTAGAACACTAtacctaaaacacggagacgcgcgcacatgtaTGCTCCCTACGGCTGGAACGGTGCTGAAATATAAAGGCACGTCAGGGTCGCTGCGCCCCTACCGCCGACGGGTGGCGAAATATACTCATAAACTCTCCCTTTGTATTCGCGACGggtgagaaggccgtaaggaaagaagcgcgcgcaggtgcagtctagcccggccgtatCCACACTTTCTCGTTTCGGCCACTTGCCGCCAGGCTACAGTGTGCTAGacgggggcagtggagtgaacgaggtggccgtgccgcatctcggctgattctgcGGCGgatgacagtagcggcggcgctgttgtcccatggtactgaagatctcaggagcgtcttCATTGAGAGCGGGTGCGccgtagcctgcgaaagcgtctaattgctcgtttttagcgcgtaTAATGCGTTTTTGAGCTTTTATCAGTGGACGCgcctgctacgcgccatggtgcaTGAGTGAATATGCAGGTACGCTGAAATcgcgtcgatacattcactgcTTGAAGAGCCTGCCTATCcacaaagcaaaaagaaaaatcaatcggaatttgcacggatccgcctagcttctcactcaaccagcgctttgagctgcgttacatcataagtggctactggcgaactacaaagagacGAG
Protein-coding regions in this window:
- the LOC142817634 gene encoding uncharacterized protein LOC142817634; this translates as MAPRRQNHCYAPGCQTGYVHVKGAPKPSLFVVPRDERLRRLWENNLHRADKPLEDTSAVCELHFEPRYVIRDYVHTIGGKEVRIPRGRPMLSSDAVPTILPNLPSYLTKKAVKERPSRKRKSENHASPVKRRLCTSGNSTVLHTNAVNTPDPDAAASRPKDEQLAIDVEVCSSENPQEDHKSMSLFSCLEVPSPHWTKHIFPDHKGIVYCTSVLTPKNEVRSEKVVMFFESRIASYCKVFIRGTLLKEGTVETEAAAEEVLKTSDRMCICVGAIFHEAYEERFFTKKLKDHLVTYNEMYFSIKCLGQVDKKGAQCVSCRYLKRTLQIRRAWVKRTATRNWQYAALKLRVEARRNTRLFSRLKSVKKSWNKCKLGMLL